The following coding sequences lie in one Lepidochelys kempii isolate rLepKem1 chromosome 18, rLepKem1.hap2, whole genome shotgun sequence genomic window:
- the PPIH gene encoding peptidyl-prolyl cis-trans isomerase H isoform X2, which produces MSAVSKMIHSLPSMTSCLLALIPGLHPPLDTICPCSPVVSYGNGSKFLANMRKADKGDGTGVASIYRGPFADENFKLRHSAPGLLSMANSGPSTNGCQFFFTCSKCDWLDGKHVVFGKIVDGLLVMRKIENVPTGPNNKPKLPVVISQCGEM; this is translated from the exons ATGTCTGCTGTGTCTAAAATGATCCACTCACTACCATCCATGACCTCTTGTCTCCTGGCTCTGATACCTGGACTCCACCCCCCACTTGACACCATCTGTCCTTGCTCTCCTGTAGTTTCATATGGCAATGGGAGCAAGTTTCTGGCTAATATGAGGAAGGCAGACAAG GGAGATGGTACTGGAGTAGCTAGTATATACCGGGGTCCCTTTGCAGATGAAAACTTCAAACTCAGACATTCTGCTCCTGGGCTGTTGTCTATG GCAAACAGTGGTCCAAGTACAAACGGGTGTCAGTTCTTCTTCACATGTTCCAAATGTGACTGGCTGGATGGGAAGCATGTTGTGTTTG GTAAAATTGTTGATGGGCTCCTTGTCATGAGAAAAATTGAA AATGTACCTACTGGTCCAAATAACAAACCCAAACTGCCAGTGGTCATCTCACAGTGCGGTGAAATGTAG